The Takifugu flavidus isolate HTHZ2018 chromosome 21, ASM371156v2, whole genome shotgun sequence genome has a window encoding:
- the sdc2 gene encoding syndecan-2, whose product MRSLWITLTLGLTVFLSGETIGRVAAQADDLYLDDTGSGGYYPEDDDDFNSGSGSGGGEEVVEEAVTISTVYIKPNAVEPTQDSTKVFTPRVEAATDRETAQEITPRKPVRTEAPVPATEDTQRSQMTSTTSAPGTGQEAIEVRTENLFQRTEVLAAVIAGGVIGFLFAIFLILLLVYRMRKKDEGSYDLGERKPTGAAYQKAPTKEFYA is encoded by the exons ATAGGACGAGTAGCGGCTCAGGCTGATGACCTGTACCTGGATGACACAGGCTCAGGAGGGTACTACCCTGAGGATGACGATGACTTCAACTCAGGGTCCGGTTCAG gtggaggtgaagaagtGGTAGAGGAAGCGGTGACCATCAGCACGGTTTACATCAAGCCCAATGCAGTAGAACCCACTCAGGATTCCACAAAAGTCTTCACCCCCAGGGTGGAGGCCGCGACAGACAGGGAAACAGCCCAGGAAATCACACCCAGAAAACCAGTCAGAACAGAG GCACCAGTGCCAGCTACAGAGGACAcgcagaggagccagatgacCAGCACGACCAGCGCTCCCGGTACAGGACAGGAGGCCATTGAGGTCCGCACCGAGAACCTTttccagaggacagaggtgctGGCAG CTGTTATTGCCGGCGGCGTTATTGGCTTCCTGTTCgccatcttcctcatcctcctcctggtctACCGCATGAGGAAGAAGGACGAGGGCAGCTACGACCTCGGAGAGAGAAAACCCACCGGTGCAGCCTATCAAAAGGCCCCAACCAAGGAGTTTTACGCgtaa